TCCTTGCTTGTTGCAGACTCTTCCACGGTGTAGACATagacgatgatgaagatgacttCTGGAGTGACGAGGAGGACTGACACCAGTGCAGTGGCGGAACACTGTTTGCTTCTCATGAATGCACTTTAACTAACTTAACAATTACATCACCTTCCCCGTGTCTGGGTTAGCCAAACAATCTCCCTACAGTAATGTGTCAGGGCACAGAGAGTTCTCACTGAGGTTTCTGTGGTTATTGAATCAGGATGAGCAAGAGTGGCTGTAGCTTTTATGTCAAGAGTGAAGCAGCTGGGGTGATTACAGAATTCACAGTTTTCCACCTCCCATCGACACAAACCCCTCTAAATATGATAATGTGATCATTCAAAACTCTAACGGGATATggatttctctttattttacagtagaTCATGTCTACATATTTTTCTAAATTGTTTCATAATCGGTTGAAGTGTTTAATCTCAGTGTAGTCCAGACAGATACTGGACTATCCACGCTGCCTGTCGGAGGGAAAAGTTAGAActcttttcacttttctttctgtgtcaTGTTACAAAAGTTAAGTAGCAACTCTTTGTCGAGCATTTTAGCACATGTTCAAAGTATGACATGGCTAACTTTATGAGGAACAACCCTAAAGGTGGAGGATCatgtatgaatgtatttatCCAACACTCTTAatacacacaatgaacaaatagGAATAAACCGACGGAGGCCAGCCAGGCCGCTAAAGCAGAGGTTTCTATTTTGTTACCATTGTTGGGCTTTGTTGGGGTGAATACAATGGGTTTCCCATTCTTGTTGGTCAATATACACACAAAGTGCAATGTACAGGGTATGTTCTGTATGTTACATGTACAGGGCAGGGTTGTCTTCTCCTGTGATGCAGTTTTGccagtcatgtttttttcccctttttcttgAGTTTTACAAAAATGCTTCTCGACATTGTTGAGCAGGTTGGAGAGATGAATTTCGTTCTTGTCCATACATAATTTAACCAATTGAGGACACTACAGTAAATATTAGTGCCAGCAGAGCATCCCAATGGTTTACTGGGATTTCGATAATGATGTTCAGGTCTTGGTGAGCAGCCAGGACATATCAGTACGATATGGAATAGTTGAACACTCTCTCCTTTGTCATGTTATCGTTGCCAAATGTTAGTGAGGCCATTGCATTGgacaatatttacataaatatatgtTAATTTATTCTATGCCACCAAAAGTTAATCGGGGAAAAGGGCTATTTAATGCTAAAAGCGTTGTTTGAAATTGTTGCAGACTTTCATCAAATTTGCTTTTTCAGATTAAATATTctctaattcattcattcattcattcagtacGCACAGTTTATCTGTTCCATCAATGCAGACTCTGTAATTTCATGCCTTGTATACgatgattttaaataaaggtcATGCAGAATTctgtttaaatgcatttgtcaAAGAAAGGATTACCTCTAAccgtgttgtttattttattcgcTGCATCTAAAACTGAACCATAGCcttttagtgtgtttttcatCGTTCCTCTGCCTCAACTGTGGGTACAAATGTACAGTCTTACATCTTAGGTTTgctgaacacaacaacaacaagccttGAAGCAGacgggctacagcagcagaagaccacgcCGGGTTCCTCTCCTGAGTCTTTAAGTGTCCTGTGTACTGCAATGAAGTGGCAGGTGAGtgtatttaaaggttttattctGTAAATGTAAGAATAAAGCACATGTGTTAAGgtaaaaagttgttgttttcaaacagATGCCATTCAGTGCTTTACTCTCCAGTAACAGAAAATATACCTTTTCCTTGAAGCATACAATCACAAGATCTTTCAGGAAAAAAACTGTCACCTAATTAAGATGAGTATTTTGTGCTTGATTGGAGAAAAAAGTGCTGTAagtgttctctctctttgtcttaaACATGACCCACATTTTCCCCTGTAACCCACAGGTTAtactgtgacagagagagagaggaacaatGAAACactaaagaaacaaaagagtccCATGTTTTAGCCTGAGATTGAAAAGAGATGGCGACACGGTGTAATCCCTTTGGCTAGAGTTGCTGACGGGGGATAACCCTTTAAaagttctctctctgtgttcaccCCCCACTCAGCTCCTGCCTTTCCCcatacacactgactgacagagtGACTGACTGGTCGGACTGTTATTgtgtctccccccccccaaagaCATCTGCTCTCACTAACACGGGAGAGTGTTACCAGCAGCATCTGAGCAGCCTGGAGGAACTTCACTGATCCTTTTAAACCATCATCCTTTACACCTCACAGACTTATCAAGTAGGAGGTGAGACTCAGGTCAGTGGATCTTGATGTGATGTGGTCCCAGACACTACGAGGCCCTGAGGCCTGATGATGTTGTTCCTGGACCTCACTCTCATGGATGTGTGTGGTCTGGATGTTGTCATGGTTTTTGTGGAATGCAGAGTGAGGGTGAGCTGGTCATGTATAAACTCTGCCTCTTGTTATGTTTTTAAACTGCTTATGTGTTTCAATATTGGTCATCTTTATGGTGGTACAGGTAGTGCACACACTTTATTTAGCTAATTACGCATGACTACGTAAATACACACAACTACTACTGGGACCCTTTGTCCACAGGGTGTCAGTGTAACATCAAATATAGATGTGTCATAGAGCAAAGTGAATAAAGAGTATTTTCGCTAAAGAGTCGTTGATTACATCCCTTTCATTACTACCAGATAGtttctaaaataatattttgagtATTAATGATGCCAAGTCTGTAGATGGTTATTAATGATTTaatattcatgtaaaatatGAAGTGTCAATAGCAAGTTTTAATTTCcaacctttttttattcaatgtcactgtaaaaacacacttcattAACTACAAATTGATCTCTTTTTGTTAGAGTCACACAACCGAGCGGCCTTATCATGATCGAGAGTGACCGAGAGCTGTCGGCCATGGTGAAGGAGCTGTGGGACAGCGACGTCAACAGACTCCAGCCTGGAAGAGACTACAGGATCTCTCTGCAGGTTTGTCACACGCCTGTCGCTCCACTCATGacctaaagcaggggtgtcactCTCACTTGACCTGGGTGCCAATGagcttctagtctggtcaataAAGTGGGCAATATGAGCCTAAAATCATAacataatatcacaataaagatattcctGGTGACAATTTGGCTGCGATTTATAAGCCTCGTCTTGAGTTTGTGCACCATATTATGACATGCAACTTAAATATAGCACTAACTTTAGTCTAGTAATATAGTTTGAATGATAACAGTCTGTGGGTATTGgatattttttttggtttgcttTCGAGCTGCATACAAATCTGTCAccttttgtaaatgtaaatactgtAGAATGGAGATGTGTAAATTTGTCTCTGATTGAATGCAAGTCAGATTTTAACGTTTGAATGGTTCTCTTCACCGCCACAGGGCAAAGCTGGAGACAGCATGGCCAGTAACGACGACAGTGAACGCGCAGGTTCTCCTCTGTTTACATTTGTTGAtgagaacattttcaaaaaggaGACCTTTTTAGGTGAGTGCATAAGTGTGAGCTTTTCGCCCCTTACTTCTGTTGCATGAGGTGGATTTCTCTAGATGCTTCTTACTCACAACTACACCATCGAGAAGTCTTTGCactgacaaaatgtcctctaCTTTTTCCCTACCCCTTAGCCAGTTTGACACTATCTGTCTCGCCATATCCAATCAGATCTccttaaataaaaaaggttCCATGTTGCATAATCACAGAGTATGCAGAGTTCACTCTCCACTGACGACTGGCCTCTGGTTCAGGTCTTGCTCTGCACGAGGCagacgtcctcctcctcctcccggaTGATCCTCGTCACAGATTTGTGTTAGGCAGCGTGTTAGACAGAGTGGTGCCCTAATACAAAGGGAGCCAAGTTATGTAACAGTCGGTATTAAGAGTTCAGTCTGAGGCTGACATCaaatttgggggaaaaaaggaggatTCTTCCCTCTGCACTATTTTTATACTTGCCTCATCTGTAGTCTGTCACCATCTCCCATCTGTTTAAACAgcaggtgcttttttttacatgaatattaACAGTTTGTGGTGCTGAAATTCAGGCTTCTCACACCTGTTCAGCTTTGTTTAGCTGTCGTCATGGTCCTGTAGATCTCCTGCAGACTGACAGCACTGCACAAAATCCCATTTTTGATAAGTGTACGCATCTGTTTCCTGCAGCCTTTATATCCCTGTTGGATAACTACGTGAGTGACACCGGTGAGCCAGAAATTGTAACCCCCGAGGAGGTGGCAGAGAATCACAAGTTCCTGGACGCCATCATTCAGACTCCCACTATGAAGGTACCCCCCAGCCTGACGGTTACAGTTAAGGTCTTGAGAAAACAGCTGACACATGCTCAGCAAACCACTTCCACCTTATTTAAATCAGTCAGAGGAGTGGTTGTTAGGTTGACTGAAGGAGTAGAAATCAGGTAAATATAAGTTGTAACATTAAGTTCATTCAAAACTTTGTTTGAATCTGATTTGATGATGAGACTGAGGCACAAATCCCGATTCTGTCTGTTCGGTCTGAGGTGCTTGACATGTTAAATGCCATATGGCAACTATgtataagaaaataaattgtttgTCTGCAGATAGCCCATAAATACCTGGCAGAGAAGAACCTCTCCCCTAAGGATAATAAAAAATTCAAGGAGCAGCTGTACAGGATCTGGTTTGAACTATATGCGAGGAGGGGAGCCAGCAAGTAGGTGGAATCTCTCTAGCTCAGCAGTAAACTCACCAGTGGAAATTGGCACCTCGATGGTAACCATTGTACTCAGTCTGTGTACAtatgtaaatgtacaaaaacaagatCATTCACggggtgaaaaaagaaaaaggctgtGAAGCATTCAGTACATTGGCAAGAAAACATAGCTCCACTGTGTCTCCCACCAGGCCGGACTCCTCAGGGTTTGAACATGTATTTGTGGGAGAGACGAGGGGAGGACGGACTGTGATTGGCTTTCACAACTGGATCCAGCTTTACCTGCAAGAGAAGCTAGGACACATTGATTACAAAGGCTACAGCGTCAGTGCAAATTCACCCCAGGTATTACATCCCTCTCGCCATctcctgcctccatcactgCCTATCATGTCATCCCTCTCTTTGATCACATgtcatatttctctctctctctctctctgtcactgcagcCCGATGAGAACAAACACATCCTGGCACTACAGTTCAGCTGGAAAGACGGCATAAAGCCCAAGGGCAGCATCTTTGTCGGCGTCAGCCCCGAGTTTGAGTTTGCCCTCTacactctctgtttcctcacCTCGCCAAATGAGCGCGTCAAAGTCCAGTTCAGCTACTACGATGTGGAAATTGTTTGCCATCACTACAACCAAAAGCACATAGGCACTACTTATCCTGTGCTCATCAAGTACCAGAACCACGAGTAACCCGACTGGAAGTATGTAACTTATCCAagattcaaaaatgtcataggcaTTGTTGTTGCCTTTTTATTTCTAGATAAAGATACAATAAAACCTTACAAGACCTTcttgcatttgtatttgtatttattgcaTCTTCTGAAACTCCGATGAAGAACATGTGATGGGTTTTTATCCAGATGTTACAGATGTTTATCAGTAAATTTTATGATTTCAGTCAGCTTTGGGTTTATTATCATGAGCGCAAACCAACATTTCATGATGATTCCAATAATCCCAGAGACCCAGTATTGGTATCGGTGCAGATGTTAGATAAaggcatcagcacaaatgtgacacagagttgttgttttgtttaaaatgtatttacaacTTAGGCTGTACCAGAATGATGTTGGTAGCAGTGGATACTCAAAGTTGTGTTattggtattggacacaaaaaggtATCAAACCATCCTAATGTCTCATTCAAAACAAGTGGTATCTATGTCCTTGTAGGCTACTGAACATATCCTCAGTGGTATATGTCTGTTAGCATATTATTGAGTCTTTTACAGCatcttttaaactttaattCAGATGTTCAGATTGAAATGTTTACTAATGGTTGATGGCACTGATTTGCATGGATGTTTCACCAAGTTTCAAAGGGGCGGCGATGGTGGGTTTGTTATTGCGATTGACGTCACGAATTGCGTCACTTCAATGACGATGTGGAAGAAACTGTCAGGCagttatttcaaaataaaagcatccattattttttctttaaaaaaaatagaagtaaaataacaataatacaaaggactgatatattgttttgtttccatgtaCAGAAATAGCTCAGTTCATTAATggagaaaaataattaataattcacTATTTCTAGCGCTGACCTTCTGTtgggactttattttgaaaagcctaaCAGGAAGTCGTTTGTTTTGTATAGACATACTGTCGCTTGACGGTAGTGTGAGCAGCACTAAGCAGTCGAGGAAAAAGCGGCTGCTGGTTATTTGTGGCGAGGTTAGAGTTTACAGTTTGTACTGTTATATCATTTTCGTTTTCGCTGGCTGTTGCTCCGGCTTCTCTCTCATTTATCCGCCATTCAACCCGGAATGGCTGAACCCAGCGCCAGATACCAGCAGGTACGACAGTTTCCACACTTAATTTCAAGGCATTACATTAAATACTGAATATATTATCACAACTTAGCGTCGTTTGACATCGTTTAGCTGCTTTTTCTTGTCgagtgttattattgttgtcaatTATAGGTCAATCGCGTTAGCGCGAGCAATGTTGATTTCGTGGGTAGATGTTAGCATGCTAGCTGCACGGACGCCAACGCCTCCATGCTAGCTAGCTTTTCAGAGTTACAcataatataatgtgtatatataaatataatattcgGATGTTTGTGAACGTGGCTTTCTGTTGAGTCAAAGTAAGATATTTCCAGTACGTTTACGTACgtgttaaatgttaattatcAACTCCTGAACCAGTGTAGGACTATCTTCTATCTTGAATCAGTAaaatataaagtgtaaaaaCTGTCTAATGTACACTCAAATTGATTACATATTAATCCGCACGCATTAATTTATCCAA
This genomic stretch from Solea senegalensis isolate Sse05_10M linkage group LG13, IFAPA_SoseM_1, whole genome shotgun sequence harbors:
- the endou2 gene encoding poly(U)-specific endoribonuclease-B is translated as MIESDRELSAMVKELWDSDVNRLQPGRDYRISLQGKAGDSMASNDDSERAGSPLFTFVDENIFKKETFLAFISLLDNYVSDTGEPEIVTPEEVAENHKFLDAIIQTPTMKIAHKYLAEKNLSPKDNKKFKEQLYRIWFELYARRGASKPDSSGFEHVFVGETRGGRTVIGFHNWIQLYLQEKLGHIDYKGYSVSANSPQPDENKHILALQFSWKDGIKPKGSIFVGVSPEFEFALYTLCFLTSPNERVKVQFSYYDVEIVCHHYNQKHIGTTYPVLIKYQNHE